A window of Streptomyces puniciscabiei contains these coding sequences:
- a CDS encoding MarR family winged helix-turn-helix transcriptional regulator: MTRLSGFGDDRASGPGDDPMAALALELADAVDGLATLWSVAAQGARLRLSPHQLRALRILQAAPGLNLTALAESMEIGMPTASRLCDRLEAAGLLERVLHPQKRREVQLNLTGHGRQVLDEVAARRSRALATVFAAMGTGDRDALSRGLQGFLAAQDGITRVPDRPDA; encoded by the coding sequence GTGACTCGTCTCAGCGGCTTCGGGGACGACCGGGCAAGCGGGCCGGGCGACGATCCCATGGCGGCTCTCGCGCTGGAGCTCGCCGATGCCGTGGACGGTCTCGCGACCCTGTGGTCCGTCGCCGCGCAGGGAGCTCGGCTGCGCCTGTCGCCGCACCAGCTGCGTGCCCTGCGGATCCTTCAGGCCGCGCCGGGGCTCAACCTCACCGCTCTGGCGGAGAGCATGGAAATAGGGATGCCCACGGCCAGCCGGCTGTGTGACCGGCTGGAGGCGGCCGGCCTGCTGGAGCGTGTGCTGCATCCGCAGAAGCGGCGCGAGGTGCAGTTGAACCTCACCGGGCACGGCCGGCAGGTGCTCGACGAGGTGGCCGCCCGCCGGTCGCGGGCGCTCGCCACCGTGTTCGCGGCCATGGGGACGGGCGACCGGGACGCACTCAGTCGCGGGCTGCAGGGCTTCCTGGCGGCTCAGGACGGCATCACCCGGGTCCCGGACCGCCCCGATGCCTGA
- a CDS encoding PP2C family protein-serine/threonine phosphatase, translating into MDAVKASESLPSAEALLRAAPPHALVATARRLLAERVGAEEVTLLLADYGLTVLQPVSDLPHTGPSVPAHDGPAGSSFVNQSPVIEVLREPAGHLVHLPITVRGDRMGVLSVRLPAGRVDPDTVLQLADFATALGHEVATADRDTDLYVQARRTRRLTLAAEMQWQLLPGCGSAREEYAIGAHLEPAYAIGGDNFDWSADADHLILTVTDGMGQGIDASLLTSLAVGALRNARRAGIALADQASLADQAVFAQYGGKAYASTLLLQFDLVSGAVRAVDAGSPQLFRRRGDHTERIELEAQLPLGMFEETLYVEQTFQVEPGDRLIAVSTGVHGTRSAAGDLFGERALRQILGATRSVPPHETARSVVAGLIEHYGSKDLMSDAAVVCLDWVGRRD; encoded by the coding sequence GTGGATGCCGTGAAAGCCTCTGAATCGCTTCCGTCCGCGGAGGCCTTACTGCGCGCGGCCCCGCCCCACGCGCTGGTCGCCACCGCCCGCCGTCTGCTGGCCGAGCGGGTGGGAGCCGAGGAGGTGACCCTCCTGCTGGCCGACTACGGCCTGACCGTGCTGCAACCGGTGTCCGACCTGCCGCACACCGGCCCCTCGGTGCCCGCGCACGACGGCCCGGCGGGCAGCTCCTTCGTCAACCAGAGCCCGGTGATCGAGGTACTGCGCGAGCCCGCGGGCCACCTGGTGCATCTGCCCATCACCGTGCGCGGAGACCGCATGGGCGTCCTCTCCGTGCGCCTGCCCGCAGGTCGCGTCGACCCGGACACGGTGCTCCAGCTCGCCGACTTCGCCACGGCGCTCGGCCACGAGGTCGCCACCGCCGACCGCGACACCGACCTCTACGTCCAGGCGCGCCGCACCCGCCGCCTCACCCTCGCCGCCGAGATGCAGTGGCAGCTGCTGCCCGGCTGCGGCTCGGCCCGCGAAGAGTACGCCATCGGCGCGCACCTCGAGCCCGCCTACGCCATCGGCGGGGACAACTTCGACTGGTCCGCCGACGCCGACCATCTCATCCTCACCGTGACCGACGGCATGGGCCAGGGGATAGACGCCTCGCTGCTGACCAGCCTGGCCGTCGGCGCCCTGCGCAACGCCCGCCGCGCCGGCATCGCCCTGGCCGACCAGGCGTCCCTCGCCGACCAGGCGGTCTTCGCCCAGTACGGCGGCAAGGCGTACGCTTCCACGCTGCTGCTGCAGTTCGATCTGGTCTCCGGGGCGGTGCGCGCGGTCGACGCCGGGTCACCGCAGCTGTTCCGCCGGCGCGGCGACCACACGGAGCGGATCGAGCTGGAGGCGCAGCTGCCGCTCGGCATGTTCGAGGAGACGCTGTACGTCGAACAGACCTTCCAGGTCGAGCCCGGCGACCGTCTGATCGCGGTCAGCACCGGAGTGCACGGCACCCGCTCGGCGGCAGGGGATCTGTTCGGCGAACGCGCCCTGCGCCAGATCCTCGGCGCCACCCGGTCCGTGCCGCCGCACGAGACGGCCCGCTCGGTCGTCGCGGGGCTGATCGAGCACTACGGCAGCAAGGACCTCATGTCCGACGCCGCCGTGGTCTGCCTCGACTGGGTGGGCCGGCGCGACTGA
- a CDS encoding HAMP domain-containing protein, with translation MTSDRTELVDAGPGDGELRQLLAGLTAVRDGDFGTRLPEDAGGLMGDIATVFNGMVDQLSVFTSEVTRVAREVGTEGTLGGQAEVPGVSGTWADLTDSVNAMAGNLTTQVRDIAQVATAVAKGDLSQKIDVPARGEILQLKETVNTMVDQLSAFADEVTRVAREVGTEGRLGGQAKVPGVAGVWRDLTDSVNFMAGNLTNQVRNVAQVTTAVAKGDLSQKITVDARGEILELKNTINTMVDQLSAFADEVTRVAREVGTEGRLGGQADVKGVKGTWRDLTDSVNFMAGNLTAQVRNVAQVATAVAEGDLSQKITVDARGEILELKNTINTMVDQLSAFADEVTRVAREVGTEGRLGGQADVKGVSGTWKALTDNVNVMASNLTGQVRSIAQVATAVARGDLSRKITVAAEGEVAALADVINTMVDTLSAFADEVTRVAREVGTEGRLGGQAHVPNVAGTWKDLTDNVNSMANNLTGQVRNIALVTTAVAGGDLSKKIDVDARGEILELKTTINTMVDQLSAFADEVTRVAREVGTEGRLGGQAEVEGVSGTWKRLTENVNELAGNLTRQVRAIGAVASAVAEGDLTRSITVEASGEVAELKDNINSMVESLRETTRANQEQDWLKTNLARIAGLMQGHRDLPVVAELIMDELTPLVSAQYGAFYLAEDGERGPELRLVGSYGRPDDDGRPTRFSFGRSLVGQAARSRRTITVDELPQGYVTISSGLGQAVPAALILLPILFEDQVLGVIELASVTAFTPVHRDFLEQLRETLGVNVNTIVANARTDELLEESQRLTAELQARSAELQSQQDELQRSNSELEEKASLLAAQNRDIEAKNLQIEQARRELEARAQQLSLASKYKSEFLANMSHELRTPLNSLLILAQLLAQNPSRNLTPKQVEYAGIIHSAGSDLLQLINDILDLSKVEAGKMDVTPERVPLRRLIEYVEATFRPMTTQKGLEFAVTTAAGAPADLLTDDSRLRQVLRNLLSNAVKFTEQGSVELAIEPATDDEVPQDVVRGGAVVAFRVRDTGIGIPEQHLESIFGAFQQADGTTSRKYGGTGLGLSITREIAHLLGGAVAVDSAPGRGSTFTLYLPVARPDFEELLEAAWPTPNSPKEPAELASAATAGQTTAPPQPAIPQQRPRRLLVVEERPRGLLTLVAESVVADVARHRPDDGFPLPAVDVITAVGALEAAGALATESCHCVVLDLDMSGGEAGRFLQALEGDSGLASVPVLVHSSHRPEVARAEALRSHRDDGSLEFLSSLDELRERIALHLAAEAPGEVLSLVRVEDPQDLAPPVDDSFRGRTVLVVDDDARNLFALSGILEMYGFRVLHAENGRKGIDTLLANPDIALVLMDVMMPEMDGYTATSEIRKLPQYAELPIIAVTAKAMPGDREKSLSAGASDYVTKPVDTRDLIACVRRWLSA, from the coding sequence ATGACCAGCGACAGGACCGAGCTCGTCGACGCCGGGCCGGGCGACGGGGAGCTCAGACAGCTTCTGGCGGGGCTGACGGCCGTGCGGGACGGCGACTTCGGCACACGTCTGCCGGAAGACGCCGGCGGTCTCATGGGCGACATCGCGACCGTGTTCAACGGCATGGTCGACCAACTGTCCGTGTTCACCTCCGAGGTGACGCGCGTGGCCCGGGAAGTCGGCACCGAGGGGACGCTCGGCGGGCAGGCGGAGGTGCCGGGGGTCTCCGGAACCTGGGCCGACCTGACCGACTCGGTCAACGCCATGGCCGGGAACCTGACCACCCAGGTCCGTGACATCGCCCAGGTGGCCACGGCCGTGGCCAAGGGCGACCTGTCCCAGAAGATCGACGTGCCGGCGCGCGGGGAGATCCTGCAGCTGAAGGAAACCGTCAACACGATGGTGGACCAGCTCTCCGCCTTCGCCGACGAAGTCACCCGCGTCGCCCGCGAGGTCGGCACCGAAGGACGCCTCGGCGGCCAGGCCAAGGTGCCCGGTGTCGCGGGGGTGTGGCGGGACCTCACCGACTCGGTCAACTTCATGGCGGGCAACCTCACCAACCAGGTCCGCAACGTCGCCCAGGTGACGACCGCGGTGGCCAAGGGCGACCTGTCGCAGAAGATCACCGTCGACGCACGCGGCGAGATCCTCGAACTCAAGAACACCATCAACACGATGGTCGACCAGCTCTCCGCCTTCGCCGACGAAGTCACCCGCGTCGCCCGCGAGGTCGGCACGGAAGGACGCCTCGGCGGCCAGGCCGACGTCAAGGGCGTCAAAGGCACCTGGCGGGATCTGACCGACTCGGTCAACTTCATGGCGGGCAACCTCACCGCCCAGGTCCGCAACGTCGCCCAGGTGGCGACCGCGGTGGCCGAGGGCGACCTGTCGCAGAAGATCACCGTCGACGCACGCGGCGAGATCCTCGAACTCAAGAACACCATCAACACGATGGTCGACCAGCTCTCCGCCTTCGCCGACGAAGTCACCCGCGTCGCCCGCGAGGTCGGCACCGAAGGACGCCTCGGCGGCCAGGCCGACGTCAAGGGTGTGTCGGGCACTTGGAAGGCCCTCACTGACAACGTGAACGTGATGGCGTCGAACCTGACCGGCCAGGTGCGCTCCATCGCCCAGGTCGCCACGGCCGTCGCGCGGGGCGACCTGTCCCGCAAGATCACGGTCGCGGCCGAGGGGGAGGTCGCCGCACTGGCCGATGTGATCAACACGATGGTCGACACCCTGTCCGCGTTCGCCGACGAAGTCACCCGCGTCGCCCGCGAGGTCGGCACCGAAGGACGCCTCGGCGGCCAGGCCCACGTGCCGAACGTGGCCGGCACGTGGAAGGACCTCACCGACAACGTCAACTCCATGGCGAACAACCTGACCGGTCAGGTACGCAACATCGCGCTGGTGACGACCGCCGTGGCCGGGGGCGACCTGTCGAAGAAGATCGACGTGGACGCACGCGGCGAGATCCTGGAACTGAAGACGACCATCAACACGATGGTGGACCAGCTCTCCGCCTTCGCCGACGAAGTCACCCGGGTCGCCCGCGAGGTCGGCACCGAAGGACGCCTGGGCGGCCAGGCCGAGGTGGAGGGCGTCTCGGGCACCTGGAAGCGGCTCACGGAGAACGTCAACGAGCTGGCAGGCAACCTGACCCGTCAGGTACGGGCCATCGGCGCCGTGGCCAGCGCCGTGGCCGAGGGCGACCTGACCCGCTCGATCACGGTGGAGGCCTCCGGCGAGGTCGCCGAGCTCAAGGACAACATCAACTCCATGGTGGAGTCGCTGCGCGAGACCACCCGGGCCAACCAGGAGCAGGACTGGCTCAAGACGAACCTGGCGCGCATCGCCGGCCTCATGCAGGGCCACCGGGATCTGCCTGTGGTGGCTGAACTCATCATGGACGAGCTGACACCGCTGGTGTCGGCCCAGTACGGCGCCTTCTACCTCGCCGAGGACGGTGAGCGCGGCCCGGAGCTGCGGCTTGTCGGCTCCTACGGCAGGCCCGACGACGACGGGCGGCCCACCCGGTTCTCCTTCGGCCGCTCACTGGTCGGCCAGGCCGCACGCAGCCGCCGTACCATCACCGTCGACGAGCTGCCCCAAGGCTACGTGACCATCTCCTCCGGGCTCGGCCAGGCGGTGCCGGCCGCGCTGATCCTGCTGCCGATCCTCTTCGAGGACCAGGTCCTCGGCGTCATCGAGCTGGCGTCGGTCACCGCCTTCACGCCCGTCCACCGGGACTTCCTGGAACAGCTCCGCGAGACGCTCGGCGTCAACGTCAACACGATCGTGGCCAACGCCCGCACCGACGAGCTGCTGGAGGAATCTCAGCGGCTGACCGCCGAGCTGCAGGCGCGTTCGGCCGAGTTGCAGTCCCAGCAGGACGAGCTGCAGCGCTCCAACTCCGAACTGGAGGAGAAGGCCTCGCTGCTGGCGGCGCAAAACCGCGACATCGAGGCGAAGAACCTGCAGATCGAACAGGCCCGGCGGGAACTCGAGGCGCGCGCCCAGCAGTTGTCGCTGGCCTCGAAGTACAAGTCGGAGTTCCTGGCCAACATGAGCCACGAGCTGCGCACTCCGCTCAACAGCCTGCTCATCCTCGCCCAGCTCCTCGCTCAGAACCCCTCGCGCAACCTCACCCCGAAGCAGGTCGAGTACGCGGGAATCATCCACTCCGCGGGCAGCGACCTGCTGCAGCTGATCAACGACATCCTGGACCTGTCGAAGGTCGAGGCAGGCAAAATGGACGTCACCCCGGAGCGGGTGCCGCTGCGCCGGCTCATCGAGTACGTCGAGGCCACCTTCCGGCCCATGACCACCCAGAAGGGGCTGGAATTCGCGGTCACCACCGCGGCGGGCGCGCCCGCCGACCTGCTCACCGATGACTCCCGGCTACGGCAGGTGCTGCGCAACCTGCTGTCCAACGCGGTGAAGTTCACCGAGCAGGGCAGTGTCGAGCTGGCCATCGAGCCCGCAACGGACGACGAGGTTCCGCAGGACGTCGTGCGCGGCGGTGCCGTCGTGGCGTTCCGGGTGCGCGACACCGGCATCGGTATTCCGGAGCAGCACCTGGAGTCGATCTTCGGGGCGTTCCAGCAGGCGGACGGCACCACGAGCCGCAAGTACGGCGGAACCGGCCTCGGACTGTCCATCACCCGGGAGATCGCGCATCTGCTCGGCGGTGCCGTGGCGGTGGACAGCGCGCCCGGCCGGGGCAGCACCTTCACGCTGTACCTGCCGGTGGCCCGGCCGGACTTCGAGGAGCTGCTCGAGGCCGCTTGGCCCACCCCGAACAGCCCGAAAGAACCGGCAGAACTCGCATCGGCCGCCACCGCGGGACAGACCACCGCTCCCCCGCAGCCGGCCATTCCCCAGCAGCGGCCGCGCCGACTCCTGGTGGTGGAGGAACGGCCGCGCGGCCTGCTGACCCTGGTCGCCGAGAGCGTGGTCGCGGACGTGGCCCGGCACCGCCCGGACGACGGCTTCCCGCTGCCGGCGGTGGACGTCATCACCGCCGTCGGAGCGCTGGAGGCAGCGGGCGCACTGGCCACCGAGTCCTGCCACTGCGTCGTACTGGACCTGGACATGTCCGGCGGGGAGGCGGGCCGGTTCCTGCAGGCACTCGAAGGCGACTCGGGGCTGGCGAGCGTACCGGTACTCGTCCACAGCAGCCACCGGCCGGAGGTGGCACGGGCCGAAGCGCTGCGCTCCCACCGCGACGACGGGTCCCTGGAGTTCCTGTCCAGCCTGGACGAGCTGCGCGAACGCATCGCCCTGCACCTGGCCGCCGAGGCACCCGGGGAGGTGCTCTCCCTGGTCCGGGTCGAGGACCCGCAGGACCTCGCACCCCCGGTGGACGACAGCTTCCGGGGCCGTACGGTCCTGGTCGTCGACGACGACGCACGCAACCTGTTCGCACTCAGCGGGATCCTGGAGATGTACGGCTTCCGGGTGCTGCACGCGGAGAACGGGCGCAAGGGCATCGACACGCTGCTCGCCAACCCCGACATCGCGTTGGTGCTGATGGACGTGATGATGCCGGAGATGGACGGCTACACGGCCACCTCCGAGATCCGCAAGCTGCCGCAGTACGCCGAGCTGCCGATCATCGCGGTCACCGCCAAGGCGATGCCCGGCGACCGGGAGAAGTCCCTCTCCGCCGGCGCCAGCGACTACGTCACCAAGCCCGTCGACACCCGCGACCTCATCGCCTGCGTCCGACGCTGGCTTTCCGCGTGA
- a CDS encoding SpoIIE family protein phosphatase, whose protein sequence is MKTPEQPGEPDGVESGTAPLDLAGVSPTSPVGRLAATVDRLRREVRAAHAEAEGRALIELAKGILVERLGCGPAQAARQLAELTEQAKLTPLEFAVEVINQAARDRVSEVTDAFLSTVAETPARQATALRLRAAESGALAANDTQDVANALLEHALRPLGAVAVAVWSAGADGSLTLSGSAGFSPAEAVRWRYVPPEVATVARRGLTERTGQWFPSLADTGLPTIGRHMHPAGGRVAVPAGAGGRIHGVLEIAWPGPLEPQPPQIVRQVEALAELCAHTLETYTLRQCPGQDPRILPDAAELTELADGLHDPALVLVPHIDGSGQLVDFRIQHVNSRFLDPAGRPRALVSGALLLEAYPMAAGKSELFQRVERVYATGEPYRGRRMRLTALVDQVPLSAVADISISRHGSSVLLIWRIEDETAQLASLLQHAQRLGRIGGFEENLLTGEITWNDQLFHLYGRSPASTPVPLEELPAHAHPDDAVALGRFLRTLLHRRRPASAAFRLQRPDGVTRHIRVVAEPALDADGGLFAVRGAYQDISAQHWTEVALAATRDQLAHTEQQAAERNRLTLQLQHAIMPPTQAPLTVPGLEVAVRYRPAETEHLVGGDWYDAVMLPSGLALLCVGDVAGHGIEAATSMVVLRNALRGLAVTGAGPGQLLSWLNIVAHHLTGGITATAVCALYDPDQRSLRWARAGHLPPVLVRGREAAPLPLVKGLLLGAVPEAVYEEAELQFAPEDMLLMYTDGLIERRDRSVEESLTYLLTTARTAPKTLDQQLDRLLTYSRSDTDDDTCIVGIRVT, encoded by the coding sequence GTGAAGACGCCCGAGCAGCCAGGCGAACCGGACGGCGTCGAGTCGGGCACTGCGCCGCTGGATCTCGCGGGCGTCTCCCCCACCTCCCCCGTCGGCAGGCTGGCCGCCACGGTGGACCGGCTGCGCCGCGAGGTCCGTGCCGCGCATGCGGAGGCGGAGGGCCGTGCGCTGATCGAGCTGGCCAAGGGCATCCTGGTCGAGCGGCTGGGCTGCGGTCCGGCGCAGGCCGCCCGGCAGCTCGCGGAGCTGACCGAGCAGGCCAAGTTGACGCCACTGGAGTTCGCGGTGGAAGTCATCAACCAGGCCGCCCGCGACCGGGTGTCGGAGGTCACGGACGCCTTCCTGAGCACCGTTGCCGAGACGCCCGCGCGCCAGGCCACCGCCCTGCGACTGCGGGCGGCGGAGAGCGGCGCGCTGGCCGCGAACGACACTCAGGACGTGGCCAACGCGTTGCTGGAGCATGCCCTGCGCCCGCTCGGTGCGGTCGCCGTGGCCGTGTGGAGCGCGGGCGCGGACGGCTCGCTCACCCTCAGCGGAAGCGCCGGCTTCTCCCCCGCCGAGGCCGTCCGGTGGCGCTACGTCCCCCCGGAGGTGGCGACCGTGGCGCGCCGGGGCCTGACGGAGCGCACCGGTCAGTGGTTCCCGTCGCTCGCCGACACCGGGCTGCCCACCATCGGCCGGCACATGCATCCGGCCGGCGGCCGGGTTGCGGTACCCGCCGGCGCAGGGGGCCGCATCCACGGCGTCCTGGAGATCGCCTGGCCCGGGCCGCTGGAGCCGCAGCCGCCGCAGATCGTCCGGCAGGTGGAAGCCCTGGCCGAGCTGTGCGCGCACACGCTGGAGACGTACACGCTCCGCCAGTGCCCCGGCCAGGACCCACGGATCCTGCCGGACGCCGCCGAGCTGACGGAGCTGGCCGATGGACTGCACGACCCCGCTCTGGTGCTGGTGCCGCACATCGACGGCTCCGGCCAGCTGGTGGACTTCCGCATCCAGCACGTCAACAGCCGTTTCCTGGACCCGGCCGGCCGGCCGCGCGCGCTGGTCAGCGGAGCTCTGTTGCTCGAGGCGTACCCCATGGCCGCAGGGAAGAGCGAGCTGTTCCAGCGGGTCGAGCGGGTCTACGCCACCGGGGAACCGTACCGGGGCCGCCGGATGCGTCTGACCGCACTCGTCGACCAGGTGCCGCTGTCGGCAGTCGCGGACATCAGCATCAGCCGGCACGGCAGCAGCGTGCTGCTGATCTGGCGTATCGAGGACGAGACGGCGCAGCTGGCGAGCCTGCTCCAGCACGCCCAACGTCTGGGCCGTATCGGCGGCTTCGAGGAGAACCTGCTCACCGGTGAGATCACCTGGAACGACCAGTTGTTCCACCTCTACGGCCGGTCCCCGGCGAGCACGCCCGTACCGCTGGAGGAGCTGCCTGCGCACGCGCACCCCGACGACGCGGTGGCCCTCGGCCGGTTCCTGCGGACGCTGCTGCACCGCCGCCGGCCGGCCTCCGCGGCCTTCCGGCTGCAACGCCCAGACGGCGTGACCCGGCACATCCGGGTGGTCGCCGAACCGGCCCTCGACGCCGACGGCGGCCTCTTCGCTGTGCGAGGCGCCTACCAGGATATTTCCGCCCAGCACTGGACGGAGGTGGCGCTCGCCGCCACCCGGGACCAGCTTGCGCATACCGAGCAGCAGGCGGCTGAACGCAACCGTCTGACGCTGCAGTTGCAGCACGCCATCATGCCTCCCACGCAGGCTCCGCTGACGGTGCCCGGTCTGGAGGTCGCGGTGCGCTACCGGCCGGCGGAGACCGAGCATCTGGTGGGCGGCGACTGGTACGACGCCGTGATGCTGCCGTCCGGGCTGGCGCTGCTGTGCGTGGGTGACGTCGCAGGCCACGGCATCGAAGCCGCCACCAGCATGGTCGTTCTGCGCAACGCGTTGCGTGGCCTGGCCGTTACGGGTGCCGGGCCGGGCCAGTTGCTGTCCTGGCTGAACATCGTGGCGCACCACTTGACCGGAGGCATCACCGCCACTGCGGTGTGCGCCCTGTACGACCCGGATCAGCGCAGTCTGCGCTGGGCACGGGCAGGCCATCTCCCGCCCGTGCTGGTCCGTGGCCGGGAGGCGGCCCCGCTGCCGTTGGTCAAGGGCCTGCTGCTGGGCGCAGTGCCCGAAGCCGTCTACGAGGAGGCCGAGCTGCAGTTCGCGCCGGAGGACATGCTGCTGATGTACACCGACGGGCTCATCGAGCGCCGGGACCGGTCCGTGGAGGAGTCCCTGACCTACCTGCTGACCACGGCCCGTACCGCGCCGAAGACCCTGGACCAGCAGCTCGACCGTCTGCTCACCTACAGTAGGTCGGACACGGACGACGACACCTGCATCGTCGGCATCCGTGTGACGTAG
- a CDS encoding PP2C family protein-serine/threonine phosphatase: MTAPPDVWKIASVTDAALARAAVDRVLTDGETPALERVRVLTSLTARLRRCLGQGGEWELTLHLRHADAHEGGRLDVSLRPVGSALPDPDGAPALSCPLSRPPAGPPLRTGMPLPEALLHADENTAALLTLLGEQEHLIRLHRQELHDTNQGVLALHSELEAAVRAQRELLDAERAARAEAERARRLLTLLGDASAAITASLSPTAILRRLSELLIPDYAADLDVWLFDEDEDERPHRVREHSAAAVTAARTGRPQHAAPHPGNLPGIGDLPPSALSPERPLLAIPLGTHSLLGVLTLTAPGPRFDPDTCVMLVELARRAGIALDNARRYERYRDTADTLQRAQLTDLPTVPGLLLAARYLPATQGLNIGGDWYDAFLQPDGSLLAVIGDVTGHGLHAAVVMGQLRTALRAYAVDNSTPGQILTRLHHMLRHLQPDLYATALVARFRPGEPRVLWASAGHPPAVVRGADGTVRVLGGKPGVMLGIPLTYTYADHVADLQPGSSLVLYTDGLVERRAQGIDPGIERLGRALGALSAPELEQDPDAAADALLKPLLHDSERDDDVCLLLCHTMTPAGPQRSTEAD; the protein is encoded by the coding sequence ATGACCGCACCTCCCGACGTCTGGAAGATCGCCTCCGTCACGGACGCGGCCCTGGCCCGTGCCGCCGTCGACCGCGTCCTCACGGACGGCGAGACCCCGGCCCTGGAGCGGGTCCGCGTCCTCACGTCGCTCACCGCCCGACTGCGCCGCTGCCTGGGCCAGGGCGGCGAGTGGGAACTCACGCTGCACCTCCGGCACGCCGACGCGCACGAGGGCGGCCGGCTCGACGTCTCGCTGCGGCCGGTCGGCTCCGCCCTCCCGGATCCGGACGGCGCGCCCGCCCTCAGCTGCCCCCTGTCCCGCCCGCCCGCCGGGCCCCCTCTCCGCACCGGCATGCCACTGCCCGAGGCGCTGTTGCACGCCGACGAGAACACCGCGGCCCTGCTGACCCTCCTGGGCGAGCAGGAACACCTCATCCGGCTGCACCGGCAGGAGCTGCACGACACCAACCAGGGCGTGCTGGCACTGCACTCCGAGCTGGAAGCCGCGGTACGGGCCCAGCGCGAACTGCTCGACGCCGAGCGGGCCGCCCGGGCAGAGGCCGAGCGAGCCCGGCGCCTGCTGACCTTGCTCGGTGACGCCAGCGCCGCCATCACGGCGTCCCTCAGCCCTACGGCCATCCTGCGCCGCCTGTCCGAGCTGCTGATCCCGGACTACGCGGCCGACCTCGACGTCTGGCTCTTCGACGAGGACGAGGACGAGCGGCCCCACCGCGTACGGGAGCACTCGGCGGCCGCAGTGACCGCCGCCCGCACGGGCCGCCCCCAGCACGCGGCCCCCCACCCCGGCAACCTCCCCGGCATCGGCGACCTCCCGCCCTCCGCCCTGTCTCCCGAGCGGCCCCTGCTCGCCATCCCCCTGGGAACCCACAGCCTGCTGGGCGTCCTCACCCTCACCGCACCCGGTCCCCGCTTCGACCCGGACACCTGCGTGATGCTGGTGGAACTCGCCCGCCGTGCCGGCATCGCCCTGGACAACGCCCGCCGGTACGAGCGCTACCGCGACACCGCCGACACCCTGCAGCGGGCCCAGCTGACCGACCTGCCCACCGTGCCCGGCCTGCTCCTGGCCGCGCGCTACCTCCCCGCCACCCAGGGACTGAACATCGGCGGCGACTGGTACGACGCCTTCCTTCAGCCGGACGGAAGCCTGCTGGCCGTCATAGGCGACGTCACCGGCCACGGGCTGCACGCCGCCGTCGTCATGGGCCAACTGCGCACCGCGCTGCGCGCCTACGCCGTCGACAACTCCACCCCCGGCCAGATCCTCACCCGCCTGCACCACATGCTCCGGCACCTGCAGCCCGACCTGTACGCCACCGCGTTGGTCGCCCGCTTCCGGCCCGGCGAACCGCGGGTGCTCTGGGCGTCGGCCGGGCATCCGCCCGCTGTCGTGCGGGGCGCCGACGGAACCGTGCGGGTCCTCGGTGGCAAGCCGGGCGTCATGCTGGGCATCCCGCTGACGTACACGTATGCCGATCACGTCGCCGACCTGCAGCCCGGCTCGTCCCTGGTGCTGTACACCGACGGCCTGGTCGAACGCCGGGCGCAGGGCATCGACCCCGGTATCGAACGCCTCGGCCGGGCGCTGGGCGCACTGAGCGCACCGGAGCTGGAACAGGACCCGGACGCCGCCGCCGACGCCCTGCTCAAACCCCTCCTGCACGACTCCGAACGCGACGACGACGTCTGTCTGCTGCTGTGCCACACCATGACGCCGGCCGGGCCGCAGCGGAGTACGGAGGCGGACTGA